A genomic segment from Aegilops tauschii subsp. strangulata cultivar AL8/78 chromosome 1, Aet v6.0, whole genome shotgun sequence encodes:
- the LOC141039330 gene encoding NADH-ubiquinone oxidoreductase chain 6-like, which yields MRLLAPAFKFHFKGGRRTMILSVLSSPALASGLMVVRAKNPVHSVLFPILVFCDTSGLLILLGLEFSAMISPVVHIGAIAISFLFVVMMFNIQIAEILEEVLRYLPVSGIIGLIFLWEMFFILDNETIPLLPTHRNTTSLRYTVYAGKVRSWTNLETLGNLLYTYYSVWFLVSSLILLVAMIGAIVLTMHRTTKVKRQDVFRRNALDSRRNIMNRTISPFGHSHRRSFSSKAVGGESQDSYDPAYIDSLRAHLGFFPGLVPNLDKLLSVLIPEEILFLAFRFPRDANMFKLPLKNIQNMIKEAMEEENRYKPPVEGCEDRRMTPEERKKLLEAFSFLWDKKQ from the coding sequence ATgcgtcttcttgctccagcatTCAAGTTCCATTTCAAGGGAGGACGACGTACCATGATACTTTCTGTTTTGTCGAGCCCTGCTTTGGCCTCTGGTTTGATGGTTGTACGTGCTAAAAATCCGGTACATTCCGTTTTGTTTCCCATCCTAGTCTTTTGCGACACTTCTGGTTTACTTATTTTGTTAGGTCTCGAATTCTCCGCTATGATCTCCCCAGTAGTTCATATAGGAGCTATTGCCATTTCATTCCTATTCGTGGTTATGATGTTCAATATTCAAATAGCGGAGATTCTTGAAGAAGTATTGCGCTATTTACCAGTGAGTGGTATTATTGGACTGATCTTTTTGTGGGAAATGTTCTTCATTTTAGATAATGAAACCATTCCATTACTACCAACCCACAGAAATACGACCTCTCTGAGATATACGGTTTATGCCGGAAAGGTACGAAGTTGGACTAATTTGGAAACATTGGGCAATTTGCTTTATACCTACTATTCCGTCTGGTTTTTGGTTTCTAGTCTGATTTTATTAGTAGCTATGATTGGGGCTATAGTACTTACTATGCATAGGACTACAAAGGTGAAAAGACAGGATGTATTCCGACGAAATGCCTTGGATTCTAGGAGGAATATAATGAACAGGACTATTTCTCCTTTTGGCCATAGCCATAGAAGAAGCTTCTCCTCCAAAGCGGTGGGAGGGGAATCTCAGGATTCCTATGACCCTGCTTATATCGATTCTTTAAGAGCTCATTTAGGGTTTTTCCCGGGTTTGGTACCAAATCTGGATAAACTCCTTTCGGTTCTTATACCTGAGGAAATTCTATTTCTGGCTTTTCGCTTCCCGCGGGATGCGAACATGTTTAAATTGCCCCTAAAGAATATCCAAAATATGATTAAAGAAGCGATGGAGGAGGAAAACAGATACAAGCCTCCGGTGGAAGGTTGTGAAGACCGTCGTATGACTCCGGAGGAAAGGAAAAAATTGCTTGAAGCATTTTCTTTCCTATGGGATAAAAAACAATGA